Proteins co-encoded in one Xanthomonas campestris pv. badrii genomic window:
- the ppa gene encoding inorganic diphosphatase, which produces MGLELVTSGKNLPEEINVVIEIPKDSEPVKYEVDKASGAIFVDRILSTPMRYPCNYGYVPNTLCGDGDPADVLVVLPLPLVPGSVVRCRPVGVLRMSDEAGGDEKILAVPIEKIFSGYAHIEDIDQVSSHWLERIGHFFEHYKDLEKGKWVKLDGWGGAAEAKRILVESVERYNSDAP; this is translated from the coding sequence ATGGGTCTTGAACTGGTCACCTCTGGCAAGAATCTGCCGGAAGAAATCAACGTCGTCATCGAAATCCCCAAGGATTCGGAGCCGGTCAAGTACGAAGTGGACAAGGCCAGCGGGGCGATCTTCGTCGACCGCATCCTGTCGACCCCGATGCGCTACCCCTGCAATTACGGCTATGTGCCCAACACCCTGTGCGGCGATGGCGACCCGGCCGACGTACTGGTGGTGCTGCCGCTGCCGCTGGTCCCGGGCTCGGTGGTGCGCTGCCGTCCGGTCGGCGTGCTGCGCATGAGCGACGAGGCCGGCGGCGACGAAAAGATCCTGGCGGTGCCGATCGAGAAGATCTTCTCCGGCTATGCGCATATCGAAGATATCGACCAGGTGTCCAGCCACTGGCTGGAGCGCATCGGCCATTTCTTCGAGCATTACAAGGACTTGGAGAAGGGCAAGTGGGTGAAGCTGGACGGCTGGGGCGGCGCTGCCGAGGCCAAGCGCATCCTGGTCGAATCGGTGGAACGCTATAATTCCGACGCGCCCTGA
- a CDS encoding HDOD domain-containing protein, which translates to MRILFVGDEASLPSDLVDYVSDLGDQWQAQQVADGNSAIEAAALSPFDAVIVAPFLPDLTAATLLGQIRTLRPDTIRIALIDAQDGQRTPPARIIGVAHRFLPMPLAPEVLLEAVTSLEELRDLLSNPRLRAAIGRIEKLPSPPHLYLSLMHALEEDDGADAADIAKLISGDPAIAAKVLQLCNSAFFSGGRSITDLRTAVTRLGVATLRDLVLASEVFSVQTLTPAERSAMQRRALLSSRLAAKVLPPTSAELGSTAALLADIGLLLPGVRDEREPLPEGGDERLGHTEAGAYLLGLWGLPMPIIEAVAFHRHPQRSSLRSFWVTGAVHVATALTSGETVDEEYLSKVGVISRLPAWREQADTLLGLAEA; encoded by the coding sequence TTGCGTATTCTGTTTGTTGGGGACGAAGCCAGCCTTCCGTCCGATCTGGTCGATTACGTCTCCGATCTCGGCGACCAGTGGCAGGCGCAGCAGGTGGCCGATGGAAATTCGGCGATCGAGGCTGCCGCGCTGTCGCCGTTCGATGCGGTCATCGTTGCGCCGTTCCTGCCCGACCTGACTGCCGCCACCTTGCTGGGGCAGATCCGGACGCTGCGTCCGGACACGATCCGGATTGCCCTGATCGATGCCCAGGATGGTCAGCGCACGCCGCCGGCCCGCATCATCGGCGTGGCCCATCGCTTCCTGCCGATGCCGCTGGCGCCGGAAGTGCTGCTCGAAGCCGTCACCAGCCTGGAAGAGCTGCGCGACCTGCTCAGCAATCCGCGCCTGCGTGCGGCCATCGGCCGGATCGAAAAGCTGCCCTCGCCACCGCATCTGTATCTGAGCCTGATGCATGCGCTGGAAGAGGACGATGGCGCCGATGCGGCCGACATCGCCAAGCTCATCTCGGGCGATCCGGCAATTGCGGCCAAGGTGCTGCAGCTGTGCAATTCGGCGTTCTTTTCCGGCGGCCGCAGCATCACCGATCTGCGCACGGCCGTGACCCGCCTGGGCGTGGCGACGCTGCGCGACCTGGTACTGGCGAGCGAAGTGTTCTCGGTGCAGACCCTCACCCCGGCCGAGCGCAGCGCGATGCAACGCCGCGCCCTGCTCTCCTCGCGCTTGGCGGCCAAGGTGTTGCCACCGACCAGCGCCGAGCTGGGGTCCACCGCCGCGCTGCTGGCCGACATCGGCCTGCTCCTACCTGGCGTGCGCGATGAGCGCGAGCCGCTGCCGGAAGGCGGCGACGAGCGCCTGGGCCATACCGAAGCCGGCGCCTATCTGCTTGGCCTGTGGGGCCTGCCGATGCCGATCATCGAGGCAGTGGCCTTCCATCGCCACCCGCAGCGCTCCAGCCTGCGCAGCTTCTGGGTCACCGGTGCGGTGCACGTGGCCACGGCACTGACCAGCGGCGAAACCGTGGACGAAGAGTATTTGTCCAAGGTCGGCGTGATCTCCCGCCTGCCGGCCTGGCGCGAACAGGCCGACACCTTGCTGGGCCTCGCCGAGGCGTAA